AGTTGAGCCTGGCGATTGGGCGCGAAGGTCAGAATGTGCGGTTGGCAGCACGACTGACCGGCTGGAAGATCGACATTAAAAACGCGAGCGAATACGACCAGGCCGCCGAGGATGCCGTTGTTTCGGAACTGATCGCCCAACGCGAGCAGGAGGAGGCCCTGCAGCAAGAAGCCGAGGAAAGACTCGCTGCTGAGCAGGCCGCCAGAGCGGAAGAAGATGCCCGCCTGCGCGAGCTCTATCCCCTGCCGGAAGACGAGGAGGAGTACGGCGAACAGTCGGACGAAGCAATGGCTGATGCTGACGTTTACGAGGAGTCAGCTGAATCAGAGGCCGCTGACTCAGAGCCATCGGACGCTGCCACAGGCCAGGAAGAGGGTGAGACTGAAGAGGTGGCTAGTGATTCCAACGAGGAAGGAACCCGGTGAACACCTCACGCCCTGTCCTGCGTCGGTGTGTCGCCTGCCGAGAGCTGTTTGATCGCAGCATTCTTTGGCGGGTCATCCGCGACCATCGGGACGGGGTTCTCCTGGATCAGGGCATGGGTCGTTCGGCCTATCTCTGTCGTAAGGAGAGCTGTCTTGAGGAAGCACAGCGCCGAAAACGCCTGCACAAAGCCCTGCGATGCCAGGTGCCCGACAGCGCGATTGAGGAGCTGAGAACGCGGCTGAAACCAAACAAGGAATCAGCCGCTGAGGCAAGATGAACACTGGCCCCACCTTGTGTGGTGCCCCGAGCACCACGTGCCCGGACCGACCGGAGACCTGAATGACCAGCAGCGGCAAAGTCAGAATCTATGAGCTGTCCAAGGACCTTGGCCTGGACAACAAAGACGTGCTGGATGCCGCTGAGAAGCTGTCCATTGCGGCCAAGAGCCACAGCAGCTCGATCAGCGAATCCGAGGCAGGCAAGATCCGCACGATGTTGAAGAGCGGTGGTGCTCCCCGTCCTGCTGCAGCTCCCTCGAAACCCTCACCAGGGAAGTCAATCCTTTCGGTGAAGAAGGCCGCCGGCGTTGAAGCCTCTGCACCAGTCAAGCCAGCACAGCCGAAACCGGCTCCTGCTCCAGCAGCACCCACCCGTGCTGCAGCTTCGCCCCAGCGACCGCCTGCAAGGCCCGCCGCTCCTGCAAAACCTGCAGCACCTCAGGCCGGTGCGCCCTCGAAAACAACGGCGCAAAAACCCGTAGCTCCACCACAAACACTGGTTCGCAAGGAACCCCCTCTGAAGCAGCCTGCTCAGAAACCGGTTGAACGCCAATCTCAGGCACCCCAGCAGCCGACACCTCGACCCGCTGCTGCCCCAGCACCAAATCGCACGGCCAGCAGGCCAACCGCGCCGCCGTCCAGACCCAGTGCGCCCTCACCCTCAACAGCAGCGAAACCCCGCAATACGGCGCCGATCCGTCGGGCACCAAGCGAAGGAGGTGCGCGCCCAACTCCACCACCACCGGGACGGCCCCAGCCCAAATCACCGGTGAACCGAACGGTGCCAGCCCCGCAGAGGCCGGCCAAGCCTGAACTGGTTGGACGCCCCCAACCGAAGCGGCCTGGAACAGGTGCCCCCCCAAGACCAGGGGCTCCCCGACCCGGAGCTCCCGCTGGTCAGCGCACCGGCTCACCCCAGCGGCCAGCTGGAGCACAACGTCCAGGCGCACCCACTCGACCGGGTTCACCATCTGGCCGCCCAGGTGCCGGACGCCCCGGAAGCACCCTTGAGTTGGTGGGCAAGCCGATCCGTCGCGACAGCACTAGCAACCGCGGTGAAGGAGGGCGGCCTGGTGCGGGGCCTCGCAGTGGAGCTGGCTCCAATCGACCTGCAATGCCGCCCGGCATGCGTAAGCCGGTGGCTCCCGGTGAGCTCATGCAACTGCAGAAGCCCACGGGTCGACCAGCCGTACCGCCACCGCGCCGTCCCGATGGCACTCCTGTCTCTCCCCGTGGGGATGGCCCCAAGGCCACACCACCGGTTAATCGGCCAACCCCCTCTCCTGCAACGGCCCCACGTCGTCCGGGCTTCCGTCCTGGAGCAGGTCCTGGCGGACAACGACGCCCCGGCCGCCCCGACTGGGATGACAGTGCAAAGCTCGAGGCACTGCGCAATCGCTCTCCTCAGAAGCAACGCCAGAAGGTCCACATCATCGGCGAAAACGATGATTCGCTGGCAGCGCAGACCGGTGGTTTTGCCGGTGAACAGGAAAACATGGTGTTGTCGGCGAGCCTTGCTCGTCCCGCCAAACCCAAATCCCAGCAGAGAACCACACCCAAACCTGTGGCGGCCATGCGCAAGCGGCGCAAGGAAACCGCTCGCCAGCGTCAGCGCCGCAGGGCCATGGAGTTGCGTGCAGCACGAGAAGCCAAGCAAGTGCGGCCGGAGATGATTGTTGTGCCGGAGGACAACCTCACGGTTCAGGAGCTCGCCGACATGCTCAGCGTGGAGAGCTCAGAAATCATCAAATCCCTCTTCTTCAAGGGGATTATCGCCACGGTCACCCAGACCCTGGATATGCCAACGATCGAAACGGTGGCCGAGGAATTCGGTGTGCCGGTCCTTCAAGACGACGTTGAGGAAGCGGCCAAGAAGACCGTCGAGATGATCGAAGAAGCAGATCGGGAACACCTGATCCGACGTCCACCCGTGGTGACCGTGATGGGCCACGTTGATCACGGCAAAACAAGTCTTCTGGATGCGATCCGCAAAGCAAGGGTCGCCGCTGGAGAAGCCGGTGGAATCACCCAGCACATCGGTGCTTATCAGGTCGAGATCGAACACAACAACTCAGCGCGCAAGCTCACCTTCCTGGATACGCCTGGTCACGAAGCCTTTACGGCCATGCGTGCAAGGGGAACCAAGGTTACGGACGTCGCTGTTCTGGTGGTGGCAGCCGATGACGGTGTCCGCCCGCAGACGCTGGAAGCCATCAGCCACGCCCGCGCTGCAGAAGTGCCGATCGTGGTGGCCATCAACAAGATCGACAAGGAAGGAGCCTCTCCTGACCGCGTCAAGCAGGAGTTGTCTGAACAAAACCTGCTTGCAGAGGAGTGGGGCGGCGATGTGGTGATGGTGCCTGTGAGCGCCATCAAGGGAGAGAACATCGACAAGCTGCTGGAAATGCTGCTGCTGGTCACCGAAGTGGAAGACCTGCAGGCCAATCCCGATCGCATGGCCCGCGGCACGGTGATCGAAGCGCACCTCGACAAGGCCAAAGGTCCTGTGGCCACGCTCCTGGTTCAGAACGGCACATTGCGCACAGGTGATGTGGTGGCAGCTGGGCCAGTGCTTGGAAAAGTACGGGCGATGGTCGACGATGCGGGAATGCGTCTGAAGGACGCCGGTCCCTCCTTCGCAGTGGAAGCTCTCGGCTTCAGCGAGGTCCCCACCGCCGGCGATGAATTCGAGGTCTACGCAGATGAGAAGTCCGCACGGGCCGTTGTCGGCGATCGAGCCTCCGACGCCCGAGCGACCCGCCTCGCCCAGCAAATGGCGTCTCGCAGGGTTTCGCTCACGGCAATGTCTGGACAGGCCAATGAAGGAGAACTCAAGGAGCTCAACCTCATCCTCAAAGCCGACGTCCAGGGTTCTGTGGAAGCCATTCTCGGTTCTCTGGAGCAGCTGCCCAAGGACGAAGTCCAAGTGCGAGTTCTGCTTTCAGCACCTGGGGAAGTCACCGAGACCGATGTGGACCTCGCAGCTGCTTCCGGAGCCGTGATTATTGGCTTCAACACCTCGATGGCTTCAGGCGCCAGAAAGGCTGCTGATGCCAACAGCGTGGATGTCCGTGATTACGACGTGATCTACAAGCTGCTGGAAGACATCCAGTTGGCGATGGAAGGTCTTCTCGAACCCGAGCTTGTCGAGGAAGCCCTGGGTGAAGCTGAAGTCCGCGCCGTGTTCACCATTGGCAAGAGTGCTGTGGCCGGTTGTTATGTCACGACTGGCAAAATTCAGCGCAACTGCAAGGTTCGGGTCCACCGCGGCAAGGAGATTGTCTATGCCGGCGATCTCGACTCACTGCGTCGCAACAAAGACGACGTCAAGGAAGTGGCCACTGGTTTCGAGTGTGGTGTGGGCACCGATCGTTTCGCTAACTGGCAAGAAGGCGATCGCATCGAAGCCTTCAAGATGGTCACTCAGCGCCGCAAGCTCACCACCTGATGATCAGCCGCCGAGAGCCACTGCTCTGGCTTCAGTTGATGGCGCTAGCCGTCATTCCTCTGGAGCTCGAGCTGATGCGGCTCATCTTGGCCGGACCTGCATACGGTCCGGTCCCAGCTCTCGAGCGTCTGCTGATCTGGGGCCTGGCTGTCGTCGCACCCGGCGTGCTGCTGTGGCGGCGCTCCGCGGACTGGGCATCACTGCTCCTGGTTCGCATTGCGCCTGCCAAGCGAAGTCTTGATCAATGCCGCATCAGCGCCATTCAGCAGCCACTTGGCCTGAAAGCAGCTTTGATCATCGGCATTGCGCTGTTACTGCCGCTGTTTTGGTGGGTCGACCAATCGGCTCTGTTGGTCGTGAACTTCTCGCCCACGCAGAACAGCAGCCGGCTGACGGCGTTGCTGCTGGCTGGACCGTTGCTAACACTCATCCTCTGGCAATGGCAACAGCTCTTCCAGGCCATCTGGCTGTTGACGCGCAGCGACCAGAGCTTCACAGACCTCAAA
This genomic window from Synechococcus sp. MIT S9220 contains:
- a CDS encoding YlxR family protein, giving the protein MNTSRPVLRRCVACRELFDRSILWRVIRDHRDGVLLDQGMGRSAYLCRKESCLEEAQRRKRLHKALRCQVPDSAIEELRTRLKPNKESAAEAR
- the infB gene encoding translation initiation factor IF-2 produces the protein MTSSGKVRIYELSKDLGLDNKDVLDAAEKLSIAAKSHSSSISESEAGKIRTMLKSGGAPRPAAAPSKPSPGKSILSVKKAAGVEASAPVKPAQPKPAPAPAAPTRAAASPQRPPARPAAPAKPAAPQAGAPSKTTAQKPVAPPQTLVRKEPPLKQPAQKPVERQSQAPQQPTPRPAAAPAPNRTASRPTAPPSRPSAPSPSTAAKPRNTAPIRRAPSEGGARPTPPPPGRPQPKSPVNRTVPAPQRPAKPELVGRPQPKRPGTGAPPRPGAPRPGAPAGQRTGSPQRPAGAQRPGAPTRPGSPSGRPGAGRPGSTLELVGKPIRRDSTSNRGEGGRPGAGPRSGAGSNRPAMPPGMRKPVAPGELMQLQKPTGRPAVPPPRRPDGTPVSPRGDGPKATPPVNRPTPSPATAPRRPGFRPGAGPGGQRRPGRPDWDDSAKLEALRNRSPQKQRQKVHIIGENDDSLAAQTGGFAGEQENMVLSASLARPAKPKSQQRTTPKPVAAMRKRRKETARQRQRRRAMELRAAREAKQVRPEMIVVPEDNLTVQELADMLSVESSEIIKSLFFKGIIATVTQTLDMPTIETVAEEFGVPVLQDDVEEAAKKTVEMIEEADREHLIRRPPVVTVMGHVDHGKTSLLDAIRKARVAAGEAGGITQHIGAYQVEIEHNNSARKLTFLDTPGHEAFTAMRARGTKVTDVAVLVVAADDGVRPQTLEAISHARAAEVPIVVAINKIDKEGASPDRVKQELSEQNLLAEEWGGDVVMVPVSAIKGENIDKLLEMLLLVTEVEDLQANPDRMARGTVIEAHLDKAKGPVATLLVQNGTLRTGDVVAAGPVLGKVRAMVDDAGMRLKDAGPSFAVEALGFSEVPTAGDEFEVYADEKSARAVVGDRASDARATRLAQQMASRRVSLTAMSGQANEGELKELNLILKADVQGSVEAILGSLEQLPKDEVQVRVLLSAPGEVTETDVDLAAASGAVIIGFNTSMASGARKAADANSVDVRDYDVIYKLLEDIQLAMEGLLEPELVEEALGEAEVRAVFTIGKSAVAGCYVTTGKIQRNCKVRVHRGKEIVYAGDLDSLRRNKDDVKEVATGFECGVGTDRFANWQEGDRIEAFKMVTQRRKLTT